In the genome of Desulfobulbaceae bacterium, the window AAGGCATGAAACTGATCAGCAAGGAAGAGATAGCCCCTGGCCAAAAATTTTCACTCCGAATGGTCATGCCGGAAGAATATTGCCCTGAACGGGAGGTCCACTTCACTGCCACCAGTAGCTGGTGCAGCGAAGACATTAATCCCGACTTCTATGCCACCGGCTTCCATTGCCCAGACCTTGAAGAAAATACCCGCCGACTATTCATGATCCTGATTAATCAGATTGGCTTTAACGACTGAGATAGAAAAATGGCAATTGACAACGAACAAGGAGCCCTCAGCGCCA includes:
- a CDS encoding PilZ domain-containing protein codes for the protein MTTVAQDNNHRHMKRRHIIYYLEVFDQTTGKLLGHLVDLTVKGMKLISKEEIAPGQKFSLRMVMPEEYCPEREVHFTATSSWCSEDINPDFYATGFHCPDLEENTRRLFMILINQIGFND